The Caballeronia sp. Lep1P3 genome window below encodes:
- a CDS encoding dienelactone hydrolase family protein, whose product MAIRTWLVGCSMVCSLAASFVTSAARAEPIGGIRQSEGLAAPVFSQIPDALDPRLPVVANGLNETVVEIPDDDIALQTTIFKPDGAGPFPMIVFNHGKLPGDSHAQPRNRPVALAREFVRHGYVVVVPNRRGFAGSGGEYAGQGCNVEANGFSQARDVAATVAYMSEQPYVDKTHVVVAGTSHGGLTTIAYGARDALGAPGVRGLINFSGGLRQDECAGWQKNLVDAFGAYGEHVRLPSLWLYGDNDSVWEGNLSTQMYGAFVAHGARASMVDFGTYKNDAHRLVGDRDGVQVWWPRVKAFLAQIGMPTAVQYQVAEPRAPQATDFANLDSVQSVPFVDESGRAGYRNFLNQYSSRAFAVSDSGAWSWAEGGDDPMAVAIAGCQKQSSDPCKLYAVDDVVVWNDSAAQTQTASR is encoded by the coding sequence ATGGCGATCAGAACCTGGTTGGTCGGATGCAGCATGGTGTGCTCGCTCGCGGCGTCGTTCGTCACGTCCGCGGCGCGCGCCGAGCCGATCGGCGGCATTCGTCAATCCGAAGGGCTCGCGGCGCCGGTCTTCAGCCAGATTCCCGATGCGCTCGACCCGCGTTTGCCGGTCGTCGCGAACGGCCTGAACGAAACGGTCGTCGAGATACCCGACGACGACATCGCGCTCCAGACCACCATCTTCAAGCCGGACGGCGCGGGCCCGTTCCCGATGATCGTCTTCAATCACGGCAAGCTCCCCGGCGATTCCCACGCGCAGCCGCGCAACCGGCCCGTCGCGCTCGCACGCGAGTTCGTGCGTCACGGCTACGTGGTCGTCGTGCCGAACCGGCGCGGCTTCGCGGGCTCGGGCGGCGAATACGCTGGCCAGGGCTGCAACGTCGAGGCCAATGGTTTCTCGCAGGCGCGCGATGTCGCCGCCACCGTCGCATACATGAGCGAGCAGCCTTACGTCGACAAGACGCATGTCGTCGTGGCGGGCACGTCGCACGGCGGGCTGACGACCATCGCCTACGGCGCGCGCGATGCGCTCGGCGCGCCGGGCGTGCGCGGCCTCATCAATTTCTCGGGCGGCTTGCGTCAGGACGAATGCGCGGGCTGGCAGAAGAATCTCGTCGATGCCTTCGGCGCGTATGGCGAGCACGTCCGCCTGCCGTCGCTGTGGCTCTACGGCGACAACGATTCCGTCTGGGAAGGCAATCTCTCGACGCAGATGTACGGCGCCTTCGTCGCGCACGGCGCGCGCGCGAGCATGGTGGATTTCGGCACGTACAAGAACGACGCGCACCGGCTCGTCGGCGACCGCGACGGCGTGCAGGTCTGGTGGCCGCGCGTGAAGGCATTCCTCGCGCAGATCGGCATGCCGACCGCCGTGCAGTATCAGGTCGCCGAGCCGCGCGCGCCGCAAGCCACCGACTTCGCGAATCTCGACTCCGTGCAATCCGTTCCGTTCGTCGATGAAAGCGGCCGCGCTGGGTATCGCAATTTCCTGAACCAGTATTCGAGCCGCGCGTTCGCCGTGTCGGACTCGGGCGCGTGGTCGTGGGCCGAAGGCGGCGACGATCCGATGGCGGTCGCCATTGCCGGCTGCCAGAAGCAGAGCAGCGATCCGTGCAAGCTCTACGCGGTGGACGATGTCGTCGTCTGGAACGACAGCGCCGCGCAAACGCAGACCGCGTCGCGCTAA
- a CDS encoding glutathione S-transferase family protein — protein sequence MTYHVHGVAASGNCYKVRLALEQLQLPYVWHEVDMMHGATRTDAFRKLNPNGKVPVLCIDETTTLSESDAILCYLAEGTALWPEDRLERAQVLQWMFFEQYSHEPNVAVARFIRQFLKQPDDARLPDRIAGSYRALDVMEQHLAARTFFVGERYTVADIALYAYTHVADEAGLDLARYPAVRAWLDRVRGEPRHVEMPGVDA from the coding sequence GTGACTTATCACGTGCATGGCGTCGCGGCATCGGGCAACTGCTACAAGGTGCGGCTCGCGCTCGAACAACTGCAACTGCCGTATGTCTGGCATGAAGTGGACATGATGCACGGCGCCACGCGCACCGATGCATTTCGCAAGCTCAATCCGAACGGCAAGGTGCCGGTGCTGTGCATCGACGAGACGACGACGCTCTCGGAATCCGACGCCATCCTCTGCTATCTCGCCGAAGGCACCGCGCTCTGGCCGGAAGACCGCCTCGAACGCGCGCAAGTGCTGCAGTGGATGTTCTTCGAGCAATACAGCCACGAGCCGAATGTCGCGGTCGCGCGGTTCATCCGCCAGTTTCTGAAGCAACCGGACGATGCGCGTCTGCCCGATCGAATCGCGGGTTCGTATCGCGCGCTCGACGTGATGGAGCAGCATCTCGCCGCGCGCACGTTCTTCGTCGGCGAGCGCTACACGGTGGCCGATATCGCGCTCTACGCGTACACGCATGTCGCCGATGAAGCCGGTCTCGATCTGGCGCGCTATCCGGCCGTTCGCGCGTGGCTGGACCGCGTGCGCGGGGAGCCGCGTCACGTCGAGATGCCGGGAGTCGATGCATGA
- a CDS encoding SDR family oxidoreductase, whose translation MKTALIIGASRGIGHELARQYARDGWRVLATARDKAALSSLDALGAQTFSLDVTQPEQVAALAWQLDEERLDVAVIVSGVYGPRTEGVETISADDFDHVMHTNVRGPMQLIPVLLPLTDAGHGVFAVVSSKMGSIAETSGATGWLYRASKAALNCALKVASIESRQSACVALHPGWVRTEMGGPSAAIDVARSVTGMRAVIAEAGEMRDDYNGRFIQYDGTRLDW comes from the coding sequence ATGAAAACCGCCCTCATCATCGGCGCGTCTCGCGGCATCGGCCACGAACTCGCGCGCCAGTACGCACGCGACGGCTGGCGCGTACTCGCCACCGCGCGCGACAAAGCCGCGCTCTCGTCGCTCGACGCGCTCGGCGCGCAGACGTTCTCGCTCGATGTCACGCAGCCCGAGCAGGTCGCCGCGCTCGCGTGGCAGCTCGACGAAGAACGGCTCGACGTGGCGGTCATCGTGTCGGGCGTGTATGGCCCGCGCACCGAAGGCGTCGAAACCATTAGCGCCGACGACTTCGATCACGTCATGCACACCAACGTGCGCGGCCCGATGCAACTGATCCCCGTATTGCTGCCGCTTACCGATGCCGGGCATGGCGTGTTCGCCGTCGTGTCGAGCAAGATGGGCAGCATCGCGGAGACGAGCGGCGCGACCGGCTGGCTGTATCGCGCGAGCAAGGCGGCGCTCAATTGCGCGCTGAAGGTGGCGTCGATCGAATCGCGGCAATCGGCGTGCGTCGCGCTGCATCCCGGCTGGGTTCGCACGGAGATGGGCGGGCCGTCGGCGGCCATCGACGTCGCGCGCAGCGTGACCGGCATGCGCGCGGTCATCGCCGAGGCAGGCGAGATGCGCGACGACTACAACGGGCGCTTCATCCAGTACGACGGCACGCGGCTCGACTGGTGA
- a CDS encoding YchJ family protein: MTPLDCPCGGASPAQRANARAPRYEDCCGRFIEGRASPANAMELMRSRYTAYVLGDTAYLRATWDPQTCPPDLDASVDQTRWLGLQIKRHSVIDADREEVEFVARYKVNGRAHRLHESSRFKRNENGRWIYIDGTMMEK, encoded by the coding sequence ATGACGCCGCTCGACTGTCCGTGCGGCGGAGCATCGCCCGCGCAGCGCGCGAACGCCCGCGCGCCGCGCTACGAAGACTGCTGCGGCCGGTTCATCGAAGGCCGGGCATCGCCCGCCAATGCGATGGAACTGATGCGTTCGCGCTACACCGCCTACGTGCTCGGCGACACCGCGTATCTGCGCGCGACGTGGGACCCGCAAACCTGCCCGCCCGATCTCGACGCATCCGTCGATCAGACGCGCTGGCTCGGCCTGCAGATCAAACGCCATTCGGTCATCGACGCGGATCGCGAGGAAGTGGAATTCGTCGCGCGATACAAGGTGAACGGGCGCGCGCATCGGCTGCACGAATCGAGCCGATTCAAGCGCAACGAAAATGGCCGATGGATTTATATTGACGGAACCATGATGGAAAAGTAA